In one Vibrio sp. VB16 genomic region, the following are encoded:
- a CDS encoding IclR family transcriptional regulator, which yields MSEQIKSLSKALTVLEFLGGFPNGISLQKISEGTGFNKSSTHRILATFEASGYVAQLNSGKEYRLTMKLVHLGHTAINSDVTGAVKPYLGELLDDVNETVNFLSFDSDNIIFKDKFEPADASFRTRTYVGLHSPMYCSAAGKCYLAFCSDLAREAYWQRNVSTMKPLTENTILDKKQFLDVLDEIRERGYALDDEENEAGISCVAVPVFDKNKAPVYAVSVSSLTPKMKQVGYELLAEKIQSITKRIEQQLF from the coding sequence ATGAGTGAACAAATTAAATCCTTATCCAAAGCACTAACGGTTTTAGAATTTTTAGGCGGTTTCCCAAACGGTATTTCATTACAAAAAATCTCAGAAGGAACAGGTTTTAATAAATCGTCTACCCATCGAATTTTGGCGACATTTGAAGCTTCTGGGTATGTAGCTCAGTTGAACTCGGGTAAAGAATATCGATTGACGATGAAGCTTGTCCATTTAGGACATACGGCAATAAATTCGGATGTGACTGGCGCAGTAAAACCTTATCTAGGTGAATTGTTGGATGATGTAAATGAAACGGTTAATTTCTTATCGTTTGATTCTGACAATATTATCTTCAAGGATAAATTTGAGCCTGCTGATGCTTCGTTTAGAACCCGTACTTATGTTGGATTACATTCACCAATGTATTGTTCAGCAGCGGGTAAATGCTATTTAGCATTCTGCTCTGATCTTGCTAGAGAAGCCTACTGGCAGAGAAACGTCAGCACGATGAAGCCACTGACAGAAAATACAATTTTAGATAAAAAGCAATTCTTAGACGTTCTAGATGAAATTAGAGAACGTGGATATGCATTAGATGATGAAGAAAATGAAGCAGGAATTTCATGTGTAGCGGTTCCTGTCTTTGATAAAAATAAGGCTCCGGTATACGCGGTTAGTGTCTCTTCTTTAACGCCAAAAATGAAGCAAGTTGGATATGAATTGTTGGCAGAGAAAATTCAGAGCATCACCAAGCGTATCGAGCAGCAACTCTTTTAA
- a CDS encoding L-ribulose-5-phosphate 3-epimerase translates to MFDSKNKFRLGIYEKAMPTSLTWEERLQHAKNAGFDFVEISVDETDERQARLDWSDDEIYDLRRLCEKHSMPLQSMCLSAHRKFPFGSMDEEVREKSLVIMQKAISLSYKLGIRCIQMAGYDVYYEPQSEKTHARFVDGMKQAAKMAERAGIMLGVEIMDTPYLNSLSKFEVLKREIPSPYFMAYPDVGNITGWNYDVCTELKLSRDHIVQIHLKDTLRVSETCKGQFRDLVIGEGQVDFHSIFKTLVDIDYSAPLVIEMWAQNDNWLDEIKEAKNKIQTIANSVGFEL, encoded by the coding sequence ATGTTTGATTCCAAAAACAAATTTAGATTAGGTATCTATGAAAAAGCGATGCCAACGTCATTGACCTGGGAAGAAAGATTGCAGCACGCGAAAAACGCGGGCTTCGATTTTGTAGAAATTTCTGTAGATGAGACGGATGAGCGTCAAGCTCGATTGGATTGGTCAGATGATGAAATCTATGACCTGCGCCGTTTGTGTGAGAAGCATAGTATGCCGTTGCAATCTATGTGTTTGAGTGCTCATCGAAAATTTCCATTCGGCTCAATGGACGAAGAGGTTAGAGAAAAGTCTTTAGTTATCATGCAAAAGGCAATTTCTCTTTCTTATAAACTCGGCATCCGTTGTATTCAAATGGCCGGTTATGATGTCTATTACGAACCTCAATCTGAAAAAACACACGCTCGATTTGTTGATGGTATGAAGCAAGCTGCGAAGATGGCCGAACGTGCAGGCATTATGTTGGGCGTAGAGATTATGGATACACCGTATCTAAATTCTTTGAGCAAGTTTGAAGTATTGAAGCGTGAAATTCCGTCACCTTATTTCATGGCATATCCTGATGTGGGTAACATTACTGGTTGGAATTATGATGTGTGTACTGAGCTGAAGTTGAGTCGAGATCATATTGTACAAATCCATTTGAAAGACACGTTGCGTGTATCAGAAACATGTAAGGGCCAGTTCAGAGATCTTGTCATAGGCGAAGGGCAGGTTGATTTTCATTCGATATTTAAAACGTTGGTGGACATTGACTACAGTGCACCGCTGGTGATCGAGATGTGGGCTCAAAACGACAACTGGTTAGATGAGATTAAAGAAGCGAAGAATAAAATCCAAACTATTGCGAATAGTGTTGGCTTCGAGCTCTAA
- a CDS encoding MFS transporter, protein MIRFKNRDSALTLLSSVFFIWGFITVASNSLIPHYKQLFNLDYQTVMLFLMSFFITRIVTSLPISFLMEKIGYKRTLKYCLYWCFLGCLAMAYFVQTETLTLTLLGILLMASGISSIQVVSSPYVSLLSTPDQSMRRQSIATASNSIGTVLGPVVLSSIILIASTLGLVNTGQQISILFLVIAVYFLGLIICFRVIELPDIKPSARVGFFSGLFILLKRPRFLKIAAVLLLYVGMEVCFGTFTITYLADEQFGGLGLVRATQFIALYWAWMFFGRFLFAKYGHRAHSFRLFTIMCLLAIVVCLIATQVTSVFVGYLMITVGLFNSVLYPIIYAQALRASGSYNSQGAAILIMCTMGGAILPLIQAIGIDKYGLSASYWIPAISYVIMIGLFRENLKNQT, encoded by the coding sequence TTGATAAGGTTCAAAAATCGAGATTCAGCCCTAACGCTATTATCATCTGTTTTTTTTATATGGGGTTTTATTACTGTAGCCAGTAATTCTTTGATTCCTCATTATAAACAATTGTTTAATCTGGATTATCAGACGGTAATGCTTTTTCTCATGTCATTTTTTATTACACGGATAGTGACTTCATTACCCATTTCATTTTTGATGGAAAAAATAGGCTATAAAAGAACGTTAAAGTATTGCCTATATTGGTGCTTTCTCGGTTGCTTAGCGATGGCCTATTTTGTCCAAACAGAAACGTTGACGTTGACGTTGCTCGGCATTTTACTTATGGCGTCTGGAATATCTTCTATCCAAGTGGTGAGCTCTCCCTATGTATCGTTGCTTTCTACACCAGATCAAAGTATGCGTCGGCAAAGTATTGCAACAGCGTCCAATTCTATTGGAACCGTTTTAGGTCCGGTTGTGTTGAGTTCAATTATCCTTATTGCAAGTACCTTAGGGCTTGTGAATACCGGGCAACAAATTTCCATATTGTTTTTAGTCATCGCCGTCTATTTTTTAGGATTGATAATCTGTTTTAGAGTGATTGAGTTACCCGATATTAAACCGAGTGCTAGGGTTGGATTTTTCAGTGGGTTATTTATTTTATTAAAGCGACCACGTTTTCTGAAAATAGCGGCCGTACTTCTGCTATATGTTGGGATGGAAGTGTGTTTTGGTACTTTTACCATTACTTATTTAGCAGATGAACAATTTGGTGGGTTAGGGTTAGTGCGAGCGACGCAGTTTATTGCGCTTTATTGGGCATGGATGTTTTTTGGACGATTTCTTTTTGCAAAATACGGACATCGAGCTCATAGCTTTCGTTTATTCACTATTATGTGTCTTCTGGCGATTGTTGTTTGTTTGATAGCGACACAGGTAACAAGTGTATTTGTGGGGTATTTGATGATAACGGTGGGGCTGTTTAATTCCGTTCTTTATCCCATTATATATGCACAAGCACTTCGCGCGTCAGGAAGCTATAACTCTCAAGGTGCAGCGATACTTATTATGTGCACAATGGGCGGTGCTATTTTGCCTTTGATACAGGCCATCGGTATAGATAAGTATGGTTTGAGTGCCAGTTATTGGATACCCGCAATAAGCTATGTGATTATGATTGGGTTGTTTAGAGAAAACCTAAAGAATCAGACATAG
- a CDS encoding HDOD domain-containing protein, whose amino-acid sequence MGIEERLSKVEALPRIKQVLQDALNIVNQDEFDFDELAIKLSMDQLLSTSMLRMANSAQFGGRREISSLNEAIVRLGEDNVRTLVRSSVLSMAFPVIKTISLKDYWSKNFEISMIASKIGVIAGLDKNEVFTTGTLHNIGELMIHANLPDEAQIMVDRIAKGEDPYRVQEELLNTTVPYLGARLAHAWNFPPQMVEAIFFLPNPEKAKLSPTLAYTIRLASDLHNVWDSLIKEDDKLTFISSHPSAIALKLDKDVIATIDGVRGKGFELAYKMFA is encoded by the coding sequence ATGGGAATAGAAGAGCGATTATCAAAGGTCGAAGCGCTACCTAGAATTAAGCAAGTTTTGCAAGATGCGCTTAATATCGTCAATCAGGACGAATTCGATTTTGATGAACTTGCAATAAAATTGTCTATGGACCAACTACTCAGTACAAGCATGTTGAGGATGGCCAATTCTGCACAGTTTGGCGGGCGAAGAGAGATCTCATCGCTTAACGAAGCCATTGTGAGGCTTGGTGAAGACAACGTTCGCACCCTTGTTCGTTCTTCTGTTTTATCAATGGCTTTCCCAGTGATTAAAACCATCAGTTTGAAAGATTATTGGTCGAAAAATTTTGAGATATCCATGATAGCCAGCAAGATTGGCGTTATTGCGGGATTGGATAAAAACGAGGTTTTTACGACGGGTACTCTGCATAATATCGGTGAGTTGATGATTCATGCAAATCTGCCTGATGAAGCTCAAATAATGGTCGATAGGATCGCGAAAGGAGAAGACCCATATCGAGTTCAAGAGGAGTTGTTGAATACAACCGTGCCTTACTTAGGGGCTAGACTTGCTCACGCTTGGAACTTTCCTCCTCAAATGGTTGAGGCTATTTTCTTTTTGCCTAATCCAGAAAAAGCAAAGCTTTCACCAACACTCGCTTATACGATTCGTTTAGCCAGTGATCTTCACAATGTTTGGGACTCACTGATTAAAGAAGATGATAAGCTGACCTTTATCTCATCTCACCCGAGTGCTATTGCATTGAAGTTGGACAAAGACGTTATTGCGACGATCGATGGTGTTCGTGGTAAAGGCTTTGAGCTAGCTTATAAGATGTTTGCTTAG
- a CDS encoding DMT family transporter — protein MNERRALGFGIAAVMLWSTVATAFKITLQEFTPIQMLTVASFVSAVTLFSLCYFQGKVNQIFTTFFSNPLYFVILGLINPLAYYLILFKAYELLPASQAQPLNYSWAITLTLMAAVFLGQKIKKQDWIACAFGYFGVVIIATKGDLLALDFDSPLGVGLALLSTLLWSGYWILNAKNKADPVIGVFLGFVVALPFAVALCFYEQSSWDMSIKGWLAVTYVGLFEMGITFVLWISALKSTENTARISNLIFISPFVSLLLLAYIIGEEIHLSTLVGLVMIVIGLLVQQLKSRH, from the coding sequence ATAAATGAACGTCGCGCTTTAGGGTTTGGTATTGCTGCTGTCATGCTTTGGTCAACAGTTGCTACCGCTTTTAAAATAACCCTGCAAGAATTTACACCTATTCAAATGTTGACTGTGGCGAGCTTTGTTTCTGCGGTAACCTTATTCTCACTCTGTTATTTCCAAGGAAAAGTGAATCAGATATTCACTACCTTCTTCTCCAACCCACTCTATTTCGTCATCCTTGGGCTCATCAATCCATTGGCGTATTACTTAATACTCTTTAAGGCCTATGAGTTACTACCGGCCTCACAAGCGCAACCACTAAACTACAGTTGGGCGATTACATTAACGTTGATGGCTGCTGTTTTTCTCGGTCAAAAAATAAAAAAACAAGATTGGATTGCGTGCGCGTTTGGTTATTTCGGTGTTGTAATTATTGCTACAAAGGGAGATTTACTGGCTCTTGATTTTGATAGCCCACTCGGTGTTGGCTTGGCATTATTATCAACGCTACTTTGGTCCGGCTACTGGATTCTCAATGCTAAAAACAAAGCCGATCCAGTCATTGGTGTCTTCTTAGGTTTTGTTGTTGCCTTGCCTTTTGCTGTTGCTCTTTGTTTTTATGAACAATCCTCATGGGATATGAGTATAAAAGGATGGCTAGCCGTTACTTATGTCGGACTATTTGAAATGGGAATTACCTTTGTTCTCTGGATCTCTGCACTAAAATCGACCGAGAATACGGCGAGGATCAGTAACCTAATTTTTATCTCTCCGTTTGTTTCATTGCTCTTACTTGCCTATATCATCGGCGAAGAAATACATTTATCAACCTTGGTGGGGCTAGTTATGATCGTCATCGGATTACTTGTGCAGCAATTAAAGAGTAGGCATTAA
- the rmuC gene encoding DNA recombination protein RmuC: protein MQWIIENQELVITILVSGVFSAFIVGWWIKQKYQFQIQLLKQQAEADQNLLRSKNEQLEQSIQRTQTELEQLDIDRDKAAHELTQTHGQLMAAMENLRHFDSVKKERLRFSQLLELAREEISQRKAELREQQARHQEESKAVHEKVELLEKAELRLKQEFEQLANNLFDAKTAKVDQQNKQSLEGLLTPLKEQLEGFKKQVTDSYGMEAKERHTLVHEIKSLQKLNEQMTKEAVNLTQALKGDNKQQGNWGEVVLARVLAESGLREGHEYQTQVSLQDDAGRRYQPDVIVYLPHEKQVIVDSKMALVAYERYFNSESDADKQQAISDHLSALRAHIKGLSLKDYQHLKGIQSLDYVLMFIPVEPAFQVAIEADPSLVKDAMENNIILVSPTTLLVALRTIDNLWRNERQNQNAKVIADRASKLYDKLRLFVTDMESVGQSLDKANQNYQGAMNKLATGRGNVIRQAESFKELGVEVKRSIPTSIIELEQNCLTEASAKERHQAEDKVN, encoded by the coding sequence ATGCAGTGGATTATAGAAAATCAAGAACTCGTCATTACTATTCTCGTTAGTGGTGTTTTTTCGGCATTTATTGTCGGTTGGTGGATAAAACAGAAGTATCAATTTCAGATTCAGTTGCTAAAACAACAAGCGGAAGCCGACCAAAACTTGCTTCGTTCTAAAAACGAGCAACTTGAACAGAGCATTCAACGAACTCAAACAGAATTAGAACAGCTGGATATCGATAGGGATAAAGCGGCGCATGAATTAACACAAACTCATGGTCAGCTAATGGCGGCCATGGAGAATTTACGTCACTTTGACTCTGTAAAAAAAGAACGTTTGAGGTTTTCTCAACTACTTGAGCTTGCCAGAGAAGAGATATCACAAAGAAAAGCGGAATTAAGAGAGCAGCAAGCAAGGCACCAAGAAGAAAGTAAGGCCGTTCATGAAAAGGTCGAATTATTGGAGAAGGCAGAGCTGCGTCTAAAGCAAGAGTTTGAACAGCTCGCTAATAACCTTTTTGATGCCAAGACGGCGAAAGTTGATCAGCAAAATAAGCAAAGTCTTGAAGGGCTGCTCACACCGTTGAAAGAACAGTTAGAAGGTTTTAAAAAGCAGGTAACAGACAGCTATGGTATGGAAGCCAAAGAGCGGCACACGCTTGTTCATGAAATTAAAAGCTTACAAAAACTCAATGAGCAAATGACGAAAGAAGCCGTCAATTTAACCCAGGCCTTGAAAGGCGACAATAAACAGCAAGGTAATTGGGGCGAGGTGGTTTTGGCTCGAGTGTTAGCCGAGTCTGGCTTGCGGGAAGGACATGAATACCAAACACAAGTCAGTCTTCAAGATGACGCGGGTAGGCGCTATCAACCGGATGTAATTGTGTACCTTCCTCATGAAAAGCAGGTAATTGTTGACTCAAAAATGGCTTTGGTTGCTTATGAAAGGTATTTCAACTCTGAATCAGATGCAGATAAACAACAGGCGATAAGCGATCATTTGTCCGCGTTACGCGCACATATCAAAGGTTTAAGCCTTAAAGATTACCAACACCTAAAAGGCATACAGAGCCTTGATTATGTCTTAATGTTTATTCCGGTGGAACCTGCTTTTCAGGTCGCGATTGAGGCTGACCCAAGCCTAGTAAAAGATGCGATGGAAAATAATATCATTTTAGTCAGTCCCACAACCTTGTTGGTGGCGTTAAGAACGATTGACAACCTTTGGCGTAATGAAAGGCAGAATCAAAATGCAAAAGTGATCGCGGATAGAGCAAGTAAACTTTATGACAAGTTAAGACTTTTCGTCACCGATATGGAATCGGTAGGGCAGTCATTAGACAAAGCGAATCAGAATTACCAAGGTGCAATGAATAAACTGGCTACGGGTCGAGGAAATGTAATCCGGCAGGCAGAAAGCTTTAAAGAGTTAGGTGTGGAAGTTAAACGCTCAATACCGACAAGTATAATTGAGCTAGAACAAAATTGCCTAACGGAAGCATCGGCAAAAGAAAGACATCAGGCAGAGGATAAAGTAAACTGA
- the ubiE gene encoding bifunctional demethylmenaquinone methyltransferase/2-methoxy-6-polyprenyl-1,4-benzoquinol methylase UbiE translates to MTDISLNENSAIPSDETTHFGFKTIAKDEKVAKVAEVFHSVATKYDIMNDLMSGGVHRIWKRFTIDCSGARPGQKILDLGGGTGDLTAKFSRIVGEQGHVILADINNSMLNVGRDKLRDVGVVGNVHYVQANAEDLPFPDDYFDCITISFCLRNVTDKDKALRSMFRVLKPGGRLLVLEFSKPVLKPLSKIYDAYSFHLLPKMGQLIANDSESYRYLAESIRMHPDQETLKGMMDDAGFEQTRYYNLTGGIVALHRGYKF, encoded by the coding sequence ATGACCGATATAAGCCTAAATGAAAACTCAGCGATACCATCAGATGAGACGACACACTTTGGTTTTAAAACGATAGCCAAAGATGAGAAAGTCGCCAAAGTAGCGGAAGTATTCCACTCTGTAGCAACGAAATACGACATTATGAACGATTTAATGTCAGGCGGTGTTCACCGTATCTGGAAACGTTTTACTATTGATTGTAGTGGAGCAAGACCAGGTCAAAAAATTCTAGACCTTGGTGGTGGTACCGGTGATCTGACAGCAAAATTTTCTCGCATTGTTGGTGAACAAGGTCATGTCATTCTTGCGGACATAAATAACTCAATGCTGAATGTAGGTCGTGACAAACTCCGTGATGTTGGTGTCGTCGGTAACGTACATTATGTACAAGCAAACGCTGAAGATCTGCCTTTTCCTGATGACTATTTTGATTGCATTACAATTAGCTTTTGCTTGAGAAACGTAACAGACAAAGATAAAGCATTACGTTCGATGTTCCGTGTACTTAAGCCGGGTGGACGATTACTCGTGCTTGAGTTTTCTAAGCCAGTATTAAAACCATTATCTAAGATTTATGATGCTTACTCATTCCACTTGTTACCTAAAATGGGACAGTTGATAGCGAATGATTCAGAAAGCTATCGATATCTGGCTGAGTCTATTCGTATGCATCCTGATCAAGAAACACTCAAAGGTATGATGGATGATGCTGGTTTCGAGCAAACCCGCTATTACAATCTAACGGGCGGTATTGTTGCTTTGCATCGCGGCTACAAATTCTGA
- a CDS encoding ubiquinone biosynthesis accessory factor UbiJ yields the protein MLELGLTDQIATAAIETTINTLIKDNPEHGRRLNRLKGKVLQVHLIELKKTLTFVFSQQVDVLTHYEGSPDCSLSLHLAVLTQLKDQNNITRLIKQEKIELEGDLKLAQQFSQLMNDCKPDLEEWMSRVTGDIVAHTVVQGVKDTNVWVKKQVNKHHNHVAQILTEEWKVAPSPLEIANFCNQVSDVESSAAKLDKRFTQLLEKA from the coding sequence ATGCTTGAGCTAGGTTTGACGGATCAAATTGCTACGGCAGCAATAGAGACCACGATTAATACTCTGATTAAAGATAACCCTGAACATGGGCGACGTTTAAATCGTCTTAAAGGAAAGGTGTTGCAAGTTCATCTTATTGAATTAAAGAAAACACTTACTTTCGTTTTTAGTCAGCAAGTTGATGTGTTAACACATTATGAAGGTTCGCCAGATTGCTCTCTTTCTCTTCACTTAGCCGTGCTTACACAGCTTAAAGACCAAAACAATATCACTCGCTTGATCAAGCAAGAAAAAATCGAGCTTGAAGGTGACTTGAAATTAGCTCAACAATTCTCTCAATTAATGAATGATTGCAAACCAGATCTTGAAGAATGGATGTCCAGAGTGACGGGAGATATCGTCGCTCATACCGTTGTACAAGGTGTCAAAGACACGAATGTTTGGGTTAAGAAGCAAGTAAATAAGCATCATAATCATGTGGCACAAATACTGACAGAAGAGTGGAAAGTCGCACCGAGTCCACTGGAAATTGCCAACTTTTGTAATCAAGTTTCAGACGTTGAGAGCAGTGCTGCCAAACTAGATAAACGCTTTACTCAATTGTTGGAGAAAGCATGA
- the ubiB gene encoding ubiquinone biosynthesis regulatory protein kinase UbiB — protein MRPAELQRLYRITKVQLEYGLDELIPEHELTKTPLLARKALFWIKNKHQDKALGVRLRLALQELGPVWIKFGQMMSTRRDLFPPHLADQLALLQDRVAPFDGQEAKDQMEKALGGKLENWFTDFDIEPLASASIAQVHTAKLKDSGREIVLKIIRPDIRPAIDADIKLMYRMAKIVAKATAEAKRLKPVEVVREYEKTLIDELDLRREAANAIQLRRNFEGSEELYVPEVMTDFSSEALMVSERIYGIQVSDIEGLEANGTNMKLLAERGVSVFFTQVFRDSFFHADMHPGNVFVNPEHAENPQWIGLDCGIVGTLNTEDKRYLAENFLAFFNRDYRKVAELHVDSGWVPPDTNLQEFEFAIRIVCEPIFAKPLCEISFGHVLLNLFNTARRFNMEVQPQLILLQKTLLYVEGLGRQLYPQLDLWDTAKPFLEKWMANQVGPQAVVNAIKEKAPFWAERLPELPELLYDSLKQGKAMNHKMEQLYTGYRATKQQHAKGILTFGVGATLVVCSAILLLSPYQDIAIASAVTGVLCWLVSWRIHSK, from the coding sequence ATGAGACCAGCAGAGTTACAACGCCTGTACCGCATCACTAAAGTTCAGTTAGAGTATGGCTTGGATGAGTTAATTCCTGAACATGAACTGACTAAAACCCCCTTGCTTGCCCGTAAAGCGCTTTTTTGGATCAAGAATAAGCATCAAGACAAAGCGCTTGGCGTTAGGCTACGTTTAGCGCTCCAAGAATTGGGGCCAGTTTGGATTAAGTTTGGTCAGATGATGTCGACTCGTCGAGATCTTTTTCCTCCTCATTTAGCTGATCAACTTGCACTTTTGCAGGATCGCGTAGCGCCATTTGATGGCCAGGAAGCAAAAGACCAAATGGAAAAAGCGCTAGGAGGAAAACTAGAAAATTGGTTTACTGACTTTGATATTGAGCCGCTAGCCTCCGCATCAATTGCTCAAGTCCATACTGCAAAGTTAAAAGATAGCGGTAGAGAAATCGTACTCAAAATCATCCGCCCAGATATTCGTCCAGCGATTGATGCGGATATTAAATTGATGTATCGAATGGCGAAAATCGTCGCTAAAGCGACAGCTGAAGCTAAGCGTTTAAAGCCGGTAGAAGTGGTGCGAGAGTATGAAAAAACGCTAATTGATGAATTAGACCTTCGTCGAGAAGCCGCTAACGCAATACAGCTGAGACGGAATTTTGAAGGGAGCGAAGAGCTCTATGTTCCTGAGGTTATGACGGATTTCAGTAGTGAAGCTTTAATGGTATCTGAACGTATTTACGGTATTCAAGTTTCTGATATTGAAGGGTTAGAAGCGAACGGCACTAATATGAAGTTGCTCGCGGAACGCGGTGTTAGCGTTTTCTTTACTCAAGTTTTTCGTGACAGCTTTTTTCATGCAGATATGCACCCCGGTAATGTGTTTGTGAATCCTGAGCATGCTGAGAATCCACAATGGATTGGCCTTGATTGCGGGATCGTAGGTACGTTAAACACAGAAGATAAACGTTATCTTGCCGAAAATTTTCTTGCCTTTTTTAATCGCGATTACCGTAAAGTCGCGGAGCTGCATGTCGATTCCGGTTGGGTACCACCAGATACCAATTTACAAGAGTTTGAATTTGCTATTCGCATTGTGTGCGAACCTATTTTTGCTAAGCCGCTGTGTGAAATATCTTTTGGTCATGTGTTATTAAATCTATTCAACACCGCTCGCCGTTTTAATATGGAAGTACAACCGCAGTTGATCCTGTTACAAAAAACGTTACTCTATGTTGAAGGTTTGGGTCGGCAGCTCTATCCACAGTTAGATTTGTGGGATACCGCTAAACCATTTTTAGAAAAGTGGATGGCCAATCAGGTTGGACCCCAAGCGGTCGTTAATGCGATCAAAGAAAAAGCGCCGTTTTGGGCGGAGCGATTACCTGAACTTCCTGAATTGCTTTACGACAGCCTTAAGCAGGGTAAGGCAATGAATCACAAAATGGAGCAGCTTTATACTGGCTATCGAGCGACGAAGCAACAACATGCAAAAGGGATATTAACCTTTGGTGTTGGCGCGACATTGGTTGTTTGTTCAGCGATTCTATTGCTAAGTCCGTATCAAGATATTGCTATTGCTTCCGCTGTCACTGGTGTTTTGTGTTGGTTAGTAAGCTGGCGTATACACAGCAAGTAG
- the tatA gene encoding Sec-independent protein translocase subunit TatA has product MGGISIWQLLIIAVIVVLLFGTKKLRNMGGDLGSAVKGFKNAMSDEDAAKKEAKDADFEQQNLEQKSEQASTEEVKKDKEKV; this is encoded by the coding sequence ATGGGCGGTATTAGTATTTGGCAGTTGCTTATCATAGCAGTTATCGTTGTTTTACTATTTGGAACTAAAAAGCTACGCAACATGGGTGGTGATTTGGGCTCTGCAGTAAAAGGATTTAAAAATGCCATGAGTGACGAAGACGCGGCGAAAAAAGAAGCCAAAGACGCAGACTTCGAACAGCAAAATTTAGAGCAGAAGTCAGAACAGGCTTCTACTGAAGAAGTTAAAAAAGACAAAGAGAAGGTCTAA
- the tatB gene encoding Sec-independent protein translocase protein TatB has translation MFDIGFWELVLISVVGLVVLGPERLPVAIRSVSKFINSAKAMANGVKDELTHELKIQELQDNLKKAEKMGMEDLAPDLKASVEELKKAAADVQRPYATESKSTDPAQPDKVKAVKVDVPEEKKPG, from the coding sequence GTGTTTGATATCGGTTTTTGGGAACTGGTATTAATATCTGTCGTAGGTTTAGTAGTCCTTGGTCCAGAGCGTTTACCAGTTGCGATACGCAGTGTTTCAAAATTCATCAACAGCGCAAAGGCAATGGCAAATGGGGTAAAAGATGAACTTACCCACGAGCTGAAAATTCAAGAATTACAAGATAACCTTAAAAAAGCCGAGAAAATGGGGATGGAAGATCTCGCCCCTGATCTAAAAGCATCAGTTGAAGAACTGAAAAAAGCGGCGGCAGATGTTCAAAGACCTTATGCTACAGAGTCTAAATCAACGGATCCCGCTCAACCTGATAAGGTGAAGGCCGTGAAAGTTGATGTACCTGAAGAAAAAAAGCCAGGTTGA
- the tatC gene encoding twin-arginine translocase subunit TatC, translating to MASAEQTQPLISHLLELRNRLLRALLAVLFIFVGLIYFASDIYVFVSSPLVDRLPEGATMIATDVASPFFTPLKLTLIASIFVAVPYILHQVWGFVAPGLYKHERKLVMPLMFSSSLLFYCGVAFAYYVVFPLVFSFFTAISLGSVEFATDISSYLDFVLALFFAFGIAFEVPVAIILLCWTGATNPKSLAEKRPYIVVAAFVFGMMLTPPDMISQTLLAIPMCILFEVGLFFARFYIKKDDDESSEEETEA from the coding sequence ATGGCATCAGCCGAGCAAACCCAACCTTTGATTAGCCATCTACTAGAGCTGAGAAATCGCCTTTTAAGAGCACTATTGGCTGTACTCTTTATATTTGTTGGTTTAATTTATTTTGCCAGTGACATTTATGTGTTTGTTTCGTCTCCATTAGTTGATCGTCTGCCTGAAGGGGCTACGATGATAGCAACAGACGTCGCTTCTCCCTTTTTTACGCCACTTAAATTAACGCTGATAGCGTCTATATTTGTTGCTGTACCATATATTTTGCATCAGGTATGGGGATTTGTTGCTCCGGGCCTGTACAAACATGAACGTAAGTTAGTTATGCCGCTTATGTTTTCAAGTTCGCTGCTTTTTTATTGTGGTGTTGCATTCGCCTATTATGTTGTTTTTCCACTTGTTTTCAGTTTTTTTACTGCTATTTCGTTAGGCAGTGTAGAGTTCGCTACTGATATCTCGAGTTATTTAGATTTTGTTCTTGCTCTGTTTTTTGCATTTGGTATCGCATTTGAAGTACCTGTTGCAATTATATTGCTATGTTGGACTGGGGCCACAAATCCAAAGAGCCTTGCGGAGAAACGTCCGTATATTGTTGTTGCCGCTTTTGTATTCGGGATGATGTTAACGCCACCCGATATGATTTCACAGACACTGCTCGCGATTCCAATGTGTATATTGTTTGAAGTGGGGTTGTTTTTCGCTCGTTTCTACATAAAAAAAGACGACGATGAGAGTAGTGAAGAGGAAACAGAGGCTTAA